From the Synergistaceae bacterium genome, one window contains:
- the larB gene encoding nickel pincer cofactor biosynthesis protein LarB — MDEHELGMLIKRLKEGALDESEFTARIRSLPFKDLGDVKMDTHRRIRKGFSEIVYCPGKSDEQLAAIANSLADSAFNVLFSRADEHQYVVVHEAMPDAIYHERARIIGVRREEHSKLEGLTVVSAGSSDVPVAEEAAITAEYMGCSVERLYDAGAAGLHRLLAHVDILQRSKAIVAVAGMEGALASVVGGLVACPVVAVPTSVGYGANFGGLSALLTMLNTCSSGVAVMNIDNGLGAGYFAAKIVRQSR; from the coding sequence ATGGACGAACATGAACTGGGTATGCTAATCAAGCGTCTGAAAGAGGGCGCCCTCGACGAATCCGAGTTCACCGCGCGCATAAGGTCGCTCCCCTTCAAGGACCTCGGGGACGTGAAGATGGACACCCACCGCCGCATTCGAAAGGGCTTTTCCGAGATAGTCTACTGCCCCGGAAAGAGCGACGAGCAGCTGGCCGCTATAGCCAACTCTCTTGCCGACTCGGCCTTCAACGTACTCTTCTCCCGGGCGGACGAACATCAGTACGTGGTAGTCCACGAGGCCATGCCGGACGCGATATACCACGAAAGGGCAAGAATAATAGGAGTTCGAAGGGAAGAGCATAGCAAGCTCGAAGGGCTGACCGTGGTCTCCGCCGGCAGCAGCGACGTCCCCGTGGCGGAGGAGGCGGCCATTACGGCCGAGTACATGGGCTGTTCGGTCGAGCGATTGTACGACGCGGGCGCGGCTGGACTTCACCGGCTGCTGGCGCACGTCGACATCCTGCAGAGGTCGAAGGCGATAGTGGCGGTCGCCGGGATGGAGGGGGCGCTCGCCAGCGTGGTCGGCGGGCTGGTTGCCTGTCCGGTTGTGGCGGTGCCCACCAGTGTGGGCTACGGGGCGAACTTCGGAGGGCTGTCCGCTCTGCTGACGATGTTAAACACGTGTTCGTCCGGAGTGGCGGTTATGAACATAGACAACGGCCTCGGGGCGGGCTACTTCGCGGCGAAGATAGTGCGCCAGTCAAGGTGA
- a CDS encoding long-chain fatty acid--CoA ligase: MQRLEAIVLQNLHDRPDEKCYWWEGEWCSSSDLLELVSANTEILKKAGFKKGYRIAALLPNSPLVLALSLAAWNLGGSISPLNSKSGLPSLLGTLELIEPCAVVLAPGLDELKDALEEREVPSVTAESLSKPFPDFKARETSAEDESLAVIFATSGTTGLPKAVPLSHGNLLDNALQMYESLDLLSEEDTLLNVLPNFHSFGYTVSGLMPLVKNLKQTILASFLPPVESMKAIHASGTNVIVAVPAMLHFMIIAASKGAPKPERLKMIVTGGDRLNVQLDGKAQAVLGAGVVEGYGLTECSPVVAVNTNYEARRLGTVGPFLGGYDWKLTDDKGEDVTPTGEGVLWVRGPSVTTGYFRDPVMTAERFVDGWFNTGDYASVEDGYVKILDRVTDIIIVGGFNVYPQEVEAIINSHPSVGQAVVVGMPHPVNGQVPKAFVQLKEGEQATSRQIIDFCKQNLTHFKVPRSVEFMEALPLSATGKVLRRLLREPGQGS, from the coding sequence ATGCAGAGGTTGGAAGCAATAGTACTGCAAAACCTTCATGATCGCCCGGACGAGAAGTGCTACTGGTGGGAGGGCGAGTGGTGCAGTTCGTCCGATCTGCTCGAACTGGTTTCGGCGAACACGGAGATACTGAAAAAAGCGGGTTTTAAAAAGGGGTACAGGATCGCCGCCCTTCTGCCGAACTCCCCGCTGGTGCTGGCCCTGTCGCTCGCCGCGTGGAACCTCGGTGGCTCCATCTCGCCGCTTAACTCCAAGTCGGGTCTGCCCTCTCTTCTCGGGACGCTGGAGCTGATCGAGCCGTGCGCGGTGGTTCTGGCGCCTGGCCTCGACGAGCTCAAGGATGCTCTCGAGGAGAGGGAAGTGCCGAGCGTGACGGCGGAGAGCCTCTCCAAGCCGTTTCCGGACTTCAAGGCGCGTGAGACGAGCGCGGAGGACGAGTCGCTCGCGGTGATCTTCGCCACATCCGGAACCACCGGGCTGCCGAAGGCCGTGCCGCTTTCCCACGGAAACCTGCTGGACAACGCGCTTCAGATGTATGAATCGCTCGATCTCCTCTCCGAGGAGGACACCCTGCTGAACGTGCTGCCGAACTTCCATTCGTTCGGTTACACCGTGTCGGGGCTGATGCCGCTGGTCAAGAACCTCAAGCAGACGATCCTCGCGTCGTTCCTCCCCCCGGTCGAGTCGATGAAGGCAATTCACGCCTCGGGGACGAACGTCATCGTCGCGGTGCCCGCGATGCTGCACTTCATGATAATCGCGGCGAGCAAGGGCGCACCCAAGCCGGAGAGGCTTAAGATGATCGTCACGGGCGGGGACAGGCTCAACGTTCAGCTCGACGGGAAGGCGCAAGCCGTCCTGGGCGCAGGGGTCGTAGAGGGCTACGGGCTCACCGAGTGCTCCCCCGTGGTGGCGGTGAACACGAATTACGAGGCCCGCCGCCTGGGGACCGTCGGCCCCTTCCTCGGCGGCTACGATTGGAAGCTTACGGACGACAAGGGCGAAGACGTCACGCCTACGGGAGAGGGAGTGCTGTGGGTAAGGGGCCCCTCGGTCACGACCGGCTACTTCAGGGATCCGGTGATGACCGCCGAGCGATTCGTGGACGGATGGTTCAACACGGGCGACTACGCCAGCGTGGAGGATGGCTACGTCAAGATACTGGACAGGGTGACGGACATCATCATAGTCGGCGGCTTCAACGTCTACCCTCAGGAGGTCGAGGCCATAATCAACAGCCACCCCTCGGTGGGCCAGGCGGTGGTGGTCGGCATGCCCCACCCGGTCAACGGACAGGTGCCGAAGGCGTTCGTGCAGCTGAAGGAGGGGGAGCAGGCCACCTCGCGCCAGATAATCGACTTCTGCAAGCAGAACCTCACCCACTTCAAGGTTCCTCGCAGTGTAGAGTTCATGGAGGCCCTGCCTCTCTCCGCCACGGGGAAGGTGCTGCGTAGACTGCTAAGGGAGCCGGGTCAGGGAAGCTGA
- a CDS encoding M20/M25/M40 family metallo-hydrolase yields MHIVETAMEAMRQVGLEPKIIPVRGGTDGSQLSYRGLLTPNIFTGAHNAHGKHEFIPVQSMEKAVEVILKIVELYAKG; encoded by the coding sequence GATGCACATAGTCGAGACGGCTATGGAGGCGATGAGGCAGGTCGGACTGGAGCCGAAGATCATCCCGGTGCGCGGCGGCACGGACGGCTCGCAGCTCTCCTACAGGGGGCTGCTGACGCCCAACATCTTCACCGGGGCGCACAACGCCCACGGCAAGCACGAGTTCATCCCGGTGCAGTCGATGGAGAAGGCCGTGGAGGTAATACTGAAGATAGTGGAGCTTTACGCGAAGGGGTAG